The proteins below come from a single Metarhizium brunneum chromosome 1, complete sequence genomic window:
- the Tf2-12_1 gene encoding Transposon Tf2-12 polyprotein: MAPRETTTASGSNETREGPTTISAHDMLAEIIRLRERVQQMEEERQEQATTAATIKKDLGEILRPRSPGPYDGSPGALQGFLTQLRAYHRQFPTKMEESSAKVLHAGGCMTGVALAWFEPIMRDYLNKEKDDREEETNTIFESYDEFEKAIKKAFGTVDEARAAEYYIDGLKQKGSASDYAARFRQLASQLDWEDEPLMSAFYKGLKEEVKDELYRENRPDNLSDYIAMAVRIDDRQYQRRIQKKQGKGTWSPAKGKSYQANQRRKRDEPIAYGHTLNPGRMELDATKKDDKKEKKCYNCGKPGHFANKCKKPRKEWKPVPEGGKKQLNSTNQQKIEVTESEVEHKNLNWTFCYDDNCYVHMSSKQERGWFPKEPRKPKKKIMNFIGNGLQVAKQLVQEDLDEQSMEKRTLAMTGRKELHEPKSPEYLDEDSHQEILDWVRQQAEARKNRREQQYREEQDAQILTTFDEPEDRVREMSVDDDNAILDTPEASEDERSEEETPARLTATQEQAVQRYFPAPTGKHFAIPILAVDTTTAMENQTLWFPEGEKEDDPRLSPRHAEHTRLAWASCAFAMCQAHFQTKARLDAFPIRMKGYPIKAPYFRWELLEWRVKIINNDQTMTLEPDSNTPIKCRAHTDPTDNGRSDKMVLDAEVMGHRVRILVDSGAMGNYISPRVVNRYQLPWKHKEAPYELTDIEGKLFAYNDGIINQETDHLEVQIQSHSEVIQLDVMDVSEHDLVLGYPWLWESNPLINWRTGQLKWNETSGQQNQQNSEERTKFRHNLAHEQSSEEKEPSSKLSKDQRQQTSGRKAVKTIGSTVTTSTALQTGIRTTISNKKTKAKIRKVIATLRKDLANTNKKLEGEKRNENDKDDKSPITKEERLKNIPKEYRKYEKLFAEELETGLPEHSQWDHQIELIDGKSTTFHKIYNLNARELETLREYIDEMLAKGYIRASTSEAGYPVMFVPKKNGKLRLVVDYRRLNAITMKDRTPLPLISELRDRLHGMNWFTALDLKGAYNLIRIKKGHEWKTAFRTKFGLFEYLVMPFGLTNAPATFQRMINSVLRKYLDNFVVVYLDDILIFSKTLEDHKRHVHKVLQALQDAKLLVEPAKSKFHTQEVDFLGHTIRPNEIRMEKTKIEAVRNWPTPKNVKDIQSFRGFANYYRRFIKSYGEIAAPLDELTKKDKQWNWNDEAQCAFDKIKELITSEPVLRTFDPEKETELETDSSDFALGAQVGQRDDDGKLHPIAFYSKKLHGAELNYPIYDKEFLAIINAFKEFRHYLMGSKHKVKVYTDHKNISHFATTQQLNGRQIRWAEYLSEFDYEIIHRKGSENGRADALSRRSDYDTGVPTATGPLLEINKNGNFQQKQLNAILKVQKEDPVYGKIHQWATDNIQHIGDVPTGCTCHPGGVPMYGEKIWIPPELQEECIKEMHEHPVYGHQGIRKTLDKIRRQYDFSGIKKMVEKVVNECIQCGKSKASRHKPYGELQPLPVPTRPWESIAFDHITKLPMSKEPMTNVEYDSIFVVTDRLTKYGYFLPYREASNAEELAYVFLRTIASNHGLPEEIISDRGSTFTSKFWQALMAQLGTNHKLSTAYHPQTDGQTERLNQTLEQYLRCYINHQQDDWVKWLPTAQLAYNSSISESTKQTPAYANYGFNPEVFRTQREGPQAERAMLQADELKRLHEEMRHELEFVRNRMAQYHNRKRSKGPIFGEGDMVYLLRRNIKTTRPSDKLDYKKLGPFAIKKRISTNNYELSLPKTMRNHPIVHISLLEKAPNNAPAEEDIEVMNETEYEVERILDMRTRNKTRQYLIKWKSYGDEENTWEPTEHLKNCQHLLRQYHQQHSTRHPQTQRSNPTR, translated from the exons atggcaccacgcgagactaccaccgcatctggatccaatgaaacccgagagggaccaaccaccatctctgctcacgacatgcttgctgagatcatacgccttcgggaacgggtccaacagatggaagaagaacggcaggaacaagccacgactgcggccacaattaaaaaggacttgggagaaatccttagacccaggtcaccaggaccgtacgacggatccccgggtgcgcttcaaggattcctcactcaactcagggcttaccaccgacaattcccgaccaaaatggaagaatcctctgccaaggtactgcacgcaggagggtgtatgacgggagtggcactcgcatggtttgaacccattatgagggactaccttaacaaagaaaaagacgaccgcgaagaagaaaccaacaccattttcgaaagttacgatgaattcgaaaaagctatcaaaaaggcctttggaacagttgacgaagctagggctgctgagtactacatcgacgggctcaagcagaagggatcggcatccgattatgccgctcgcttcagacaacttgcatctcagcttgactgggaggacgaacctcttatgtcagctttctataaaggacttaaggaagaagtcaaagatgaactctacagggagaacagaccagacaacttatcggactacatcgctatggcggtacgaatcgacgacagacagtatcagcgacgcatacagaagaaacagggtaaaggaacctggagccctgccaaagggaagagttaccaagccaatcaacgcagaaagcgtgacgaacctattgcctatggtcacactcttaaccctggacgaatggagcttgacgctaccaagaaagacgacaaaaaggaaaagaaatgctacaactgcggaaaaccaggacatttcgccaataaatgcaagaaacccaggaaagaatggaagccagtaccagaaggaggtaagaaacaactcaattctactaaccaacagaaaatcgaagttaccgaatcagaggtggaacataagaacctcaactggaccttctgctatgacgacaactgctacgttcacatgagcagcaaacaagaaagaggatggtttccaaaagaaccaagaaaaccaaagaagaaaattatgaacttcataggaaacggactgcaagtagccaaacaactggtacaagaagacctggacgaacaatcaatggaaaagagaacgcttgcaatgacgggacgaaaggaactccatgaaccaaaatcgccagaatatttggacgaagactcgcaccaagaaattctcgattgggtgcgacaacaagcagaagcaaggaagaatcgaagggaacaacaatatagggaggagcaagacgcacaaatcctcaccaccttcgacgaaccggaagatagagtaagggaaatgagcgtcgatgacgacaacgcaatcctagatactccagaagcgtccgaagacgaacgaagcgaggaagaaacgcctgcaaggctgacagccacacaagaacaagctgtacagcgatatttccccgcaccaacaggaaaacatttcgcaattcctattctagcagtggacaccaccacggcaatggaaaaccagacactatggtttccggaaggagagaaggaagacgatcctagactctcaccaagacacgcggaacatacacgtttagcatgggcatcatgcgcgtttgcaatgtgccaggcacactttcaaaccaaggcacgattggatgcgtttccgatcaggatgaaaggatatccgatcaaagcaccatacttcagatgggaactcctagaatggagagtgaagataatcaataacgatcaaacgatgaccttggaacccgattcaaacacacccatcaaatgccgagctcatacagatcctacggac aacggacgaagcgacaaaatggtattagacgccgaagtcatgggacatcgcgttcgcatacttgtggacagtggcgcgatgggcaactatatctcacccagagttgtgaatcgttaccaactaccgtggaaacacaaagaggcaccatacgagttaactgatatcgaaggaaaactttttgcctataatgacggaatcattaaccaagagactgatcatctcgaagtacagattcaaagtcattcagaagtgattcaactcgatgttatggacgtatcggaacacgacctagtgttagggtacccatggttatgggagagtaacccactgatcaactggaggacaggccaactgaagtggaacgagacttcaggccaacagaatcagcagaattcggaagaaagaacgaaatttcgtcataacttagctcatgaacagagttctgaagaaaaagaaccttcaagcaagttatccaaggaccaacgacaacaaacaagcggcagaaaagcagtcaaaacaattggatccaccgtaacgacctcgacggcgctacaaaccgggatacgaacaacaataagcaacaagaagacaaaagccaagatccgaaaggttattgccaccttaaggaaagacctcgcgaacacaaacaagaaactcgaaggagaaaagaggaacgagaacgataaagacgacaaaagcccaataacgaaagaagaaagactcaagaatatccctaaggaataccggaaatacgaaaaattattcgcagaagaattagaaaccggattaccagaacacagccaatgggatcatcagattgaattgatagacggaaagtcgacaacattccataagatttacaacttaaacgcaagagaactcgaaacactacgggagtacatcgacgagatgttagcgaaaggctacatcagagcatccacatcagaagctggatacccagttatgtttgttccaaagaaaaacgggaaactgcggttagtagtggactatcggcgattgaacgcgattaccatgaaggatcgaacaccgttgccactaatatcggaactacgggaccgattgcacggaatgaattggttcaccgctttggacctgaagggagcatacaatttgattcgaataaagaaaggccatgaatggaagacagcctttagaacgaagttcggactattcgaatacctggtaatgccattcgggcttaccaacgcaccagcgacattccaacgaatgatcaacagcgtactacgaaaatatttggacaattttgtggtagtgtatctggacgatatactgatcttctcaaaaaccctggaagaccacaaaagacatgtacacaaggtactacaagcgctacaagacgcgaagttactagtggaaccagcaaaaagcaaattccatacccaggaagtagacttcctaggacacacgatacgaccaaacgagatacgaatggaaaagacaaagattgaggcagtaaggaactggccaacaccgaagaatgtcaaggacatacaaagctttagaggctttgcgaactattacaggagattcatcaagagctacggcgaaatcgcagcacccttggatgaactcaccaagaaggataagcagtggaattggaacgatgaggcgcaatgtgcctttgacaagatcaaagaactcatcacatccgaacctgttttgagaaccttcgacccagaaaaagaaacggaactagaaaccgactcatcagactttgctctaggagcacaagttggacaaagagacgatgacggaaaactacaccctattgcgttctactcgaagaaacttcatggagcagaactcaactaccccatctacgacaaagaattcctagcaatcatcaatgctttcaaggaatttagacactatctcatgggaagcaaacacaaagttaaggtgtataccgatcataagaacatctctcattttgcgacgacgcaacaattgaatggacgacaaattcgatgggccgaatatctttcagaattcgactacgaaatcatccatcgaaaaggatccgagaacggacgagcagacgctctaagtcgaagaagcgactacgatacaggagtacctacagcaacaggaccactccttgagatcaataaaaatggcaatttccagcagaaacaactgaatgccatattgaaagtacagaaagaagacccagtatacggcaaaatacaccaatgggcaacagacaatatacaacacattggggacgtaccgacgggatgcacatgccacccaggaggagtaccaatgtatggagagaaaatctggataccaccagaattacaagaagaatgcatcaaagaaatgcatgaacatccagtctacggacatcaaggaatccgcaagacactggataagatacgacgacaatacgatttctcaggaatcaagaaaatggtcgaaaaggttgtcaacgaatgcatacaatgcggaaaaagtaaggcttcacgacataagccatacggagaactgcaaccattaccagtaccaacacgaccatgggaatcgatagctttcgatcatattacgaagctaccaatgtcaaaagaaccaatgaccaacgtggaatatgacagcatattcgtggtcacggatagactcacaaaatacggatactttttaccgtacagagaagcaagcaatgcagaagaacttgcatatgtgttcttacgaacaatagcaagtaaccatggactgccagaagaaatcatatcggacagaggaagtacatttacttctaagttttggcaagcacttatggcacaacttggaacgaatcacaagttaagcaccgcataccatccacagacagatggacagacggaaagattgaaccagacgcttgaacagtatctacgatgttacatcaatcatcaacaggacgattgggttaaatggttacctacagcgcaattggcttacaatagctcgatatcagaatcgacaaagcaaacaccagcctacgccaattacggatttaatcccgaagtatttcgaacacagcgcgaaggaccgcaagcagaacgagcgatgctgcaagcagatgaactgaagagattgcacgaagaaatgcgacacgaattggaattcgtacgaaacagaatggcacaataccataatcgtaaaagatcgaagggaccaatctttggggagggagacatggtctacctactccgacgaaacatcaaaacaacgcgaccaagcgacaaattggactacaaaaaattaggaccattcgctatcaagaaaagaatatcgacaaacaactacgaactttcattaccaaagactatgaggaatcatcctatagtacacatttcacttcttgagaaagcaccaaacaatgcaccagcagaagaagacatcgaagtcatgaacgaaacggaatatgaagtagaacggatcttagacatgaggacaagaaacaaaacacgccaatatctcattaaatggaaaagctatggagacgaggaaaacacatgggaacctacggagcacctgaagaattgccagcacctattacggcagtatcaccagcagcattcaacaaggcatccccaaacacagcgttccaatccaacac gctaa